GCCCCTACTACTAACGAACGACACTTCGAGTACGTTGTGCAAAATTAGAAGTCCTCGAAGATGCCCAGAATTCTAAAATACCAATCTCGATACGTTGCAAAGATTCTATACTGTTACGTTCGACCGAACGGTACAATTACTAGAATTACTTCAACGCGTTACTCGTACAATTTGAAGACAATCGGTACGCGGTACCTTCTACGTTACTTTTGGTACGTGCGactcgaaaaattaaataacgcgaaaaagaaattcaagtTTCCAAAGGTTCATCCGTCAAACGGAAGGATACTCCAAACCCCCTAACGTTCCGCCAAACCCTTCGagactatcaaaactttcgagcCTCTTGGATTCGTTAAGAGTGTCCAGTCCTTGGAGACTTTCAAGATTCTCGAACACCTTCCACTCCGAATCTAAGAGTGTACACATTTCGTACGGAATTAGTCAAAAGCGTTGGTAGTTTCGAGTGTCTCGAACGCATCGATCGCGAGTGTTGgagagtttctcaaacattcttcgaTCGGCGTGTAATTGCTCTCCcgatggtaattcgttcgcgcgcaATAGCTCGCGAGTTCGAGGAATCGGATATCGAGAAGGTTAGCGCCCGTAACGCGCAACGTGGAGATACGTCACTGGTACGCATACGTCGATTCGGGCGAGCGTGCAGCTTACATACGAATAACGAcgccaccgacgacgacgacgacgactacgacgactacgacgacgacgacgacgacgacgacgacgccgacgacgaggacgaggacgaccgaGGACGCATTACGCCCCCACCATTACGTACTACGAAATACTACGTTCTGTGATGCGGTGCAATTAAGCCCACAGCCCCTCTCTCGCTGCGTTCTACGCCCTCCTTACCCCCACCATCGAGCCAACAGACTTCGGACCAGCAGGGGCGCAAGTCCGTCTCTTCTTTTAACCACCCCCTACCGCTGCCGTTTATCCAttcgttcattcatcagaaCACACTTCTTTAACCGGCTCGCCGTTCGAACGACGTAACCTCGGAGTGGGGAATGCGATTCTTTGGCCTGGATTTACGCGAGACTTGAATTTACCACGGAGAACGGGCCTGATACGTTATTAGAAGTAAACGTTCCTTTCGAACCTTCGATTAAAATCCCTGTTCCGGAATCGTCCACTCGTCCCACCGTGTCACCGGGTTACTTCGATTTCCCTGCGATACTTTGCCAATATTTTCAACGTATCTTTCACACTTGTCGCGCTACGATTCGCGTTTACCagcaatttttgttaaaatcttCACGATTGACTTTCCATCGTTCGTTTCTACACTGGTTTCTTTCCCTCGACGGAAATAACGAGGAACATTGggtaattgcaaaaattttttaatttttgatacaGTGCAAGGCACCgagaacgaaaaattatttttctttcgtgacGAATTTCATTTTAGGAGGACAAACTCGAAAGATTCTacgttttttaatttctttttgagTTTGACATTGTAACGATACGAGTACTGGAGCAAAGTTTTCAATAGACACATTGTTCGGTTTCTTACGCTCTAACGATCTATTGCAGGAAAATTTCATCCGCGTGTAATTATGTtaaatgaacaatttttcttcgtttcgtgcacATAAGTAATTAAAgttaaacgagagaaacgattaTTATGTACAATAAAGTTTACGTTCCGAACGATTCAACGAAACACGAATCGAAAGaattgttttgtatcgtttttgTCGTAAACGAGAGATATATAGTAGTTACCTATACCCAAAAGACTAAAAAATGTAGAATTTCAAGGGTTGATTTCACccctttaaaatgaaatttatcacAAAAGAGAAATAGTTTCGCGTTATCGGGGACTCACGCTACGTGTACGCAAAATTCCTTGTTAGAAAAACACACATCGTGCAATTTTGCGTACATTAAGTCGTTTAAAACGAGTCAGATTTATATCCTATTTCGACTCGTTTTAATCGGAAGAATACGAAAAATACACCGGTAGAATTTTTGGAGAGGTAACGGGAAAATTACGGGgagtaaaattttctttgcACGATTACATATTTTTCATTGGGGCGACATCtttgcgaagtatcggagtCTCGGCCGTCACCGCACTACATCTATCTCGCTTCCCCCAGTTAGAAccgttctctttcttcgtcgagCAATGTTCGAGTTCGATTCAACGAAAAATACGCTACGAAACTTTCACCGTTGGCTCCTAAACCTTACGAAAATCAACCGTGCGTTACTCTATCAATTTTCCCGCCGTATTGTGCTGGACTGACTGTGAAAACTTAGATTCAATTAACAGGACGTATCGATCCGGAGCCATTCTGATTCGGAGGCATCTCCGACGTCCCTTTCTTGGCACGAGTTATCTCTCGCGAGAACGCCACCGAAACCTCAAACATCGCGAGGCCTTACAATTCCGAGCAAACGATAATAGACGAAACAATCGAATCTAGATGTTTACGAAGCATTTAGAGAAGATTCAATGACGAAACGCGATGAAAAACATGAGAAAAAATGACGAACTGTGCTCATCTTGGCTCCGGAAGGGTCATCGCGCGTAACCTCTTTAAACTTGAACAGGCATGACTCACAATGGCCGACATCTAGCGATAACTCTCTCAGTTTGAGGTTAGGCCTTCGTACGAGCCAAGTTTCCTTGTACTACGGTTACGAAAACAGTACGAGGAAAGCTTCCCGAGCTTAAAAGCTTATGTTGGACAACACCGACTTAAAACGAAGCGCTTTTCGAACACAACGAATTTATACATCGCTTAAGAGTGGCCATATGCTACTTGGAGTCTTAGTGGGGGGTGAAGTATCGAGAGGTACAGTGGGAGGGCGTGAATTGTCAAGGAGTACAGCGGTGGGGCAACCAAGTGGTACGATAGAGGAAGTACCACTCCggccttgagcagccaattgaTTTTGCTCGAACTGCAGTGTACCACTGGGTCAGAGACAGAAACGATCAAGCTCGATTACAAGGAATTAGTCACGATTTGTAATGTTGATTGAGTCAACCTTGTAGAGTCGAGCTCAGAAAGCGCAGAATAGTCTGCGTGTATTTGTACTCTGAAATATTATACATGCGTGTACGTTTTCATGCCGATAACGCGTAAACGTATCAAAATTCGTTTCAATAGTAGAGCTCTTTttcgtttattaatattttacaaaagtggATAAACATGTAGATTTACTTCAAAAGATGCCCAAATCATCGAAAttacgaaattataatttttggtTATAACTCAATTAAATCTAGAAAAACTAGTACTACGAAAAAAATGTACTCATCGAACGAATTTTCGGTTGAAAATTAACATATTGCGCCGATTAACCGTTAAACGTATCAAATTTTTGAggagaaataatttaatactttACTTATCTGTGCTAAAATAAGATTTTCATTGGTTTTACCATTTTGAATGATCCTAACCTTACAAACATTTGTATCGATTAACAGGTTTTAATCTTtgatctttaaatatttttcatacacaGTAATTCACATACATCGTAGTGATAATTATCTACTGAATATAACTACAAATAATtagaaacgataaaaagtatTTGTGTTGAGCAAATTTACCTTACTTTTCGTTCTCCGTGGCGGCAACTCCGTTATTAACAGATTTCTCATCTCGCTGACCAAAGGTCCAACGCTATCACGATCTTAAAAATTATTCCGAAGTCGTCgttattcgaacgaacgttGCAACTTTCCACACAAATAGATATATATTTCACCTTTAAACGCGGCGATCTGTTTTGCAACgactattttaaattttacacaacGATTTCCCCGCAAATTTTCCACTGTACAATTACCGCCATCTCTTGAACGATTCAGCAAACATTGTCATTTTGACGGCTTTGCCTTTATCCATGCACGTGTGTTCGCGTGTTGCACGGATCGTTCGACTTTTGGCGCACAACTAGGTAATTTCTCGAAGGTACTTTAAAATCATTGATTAACATCGATGAGGAGAAACGATACATTACGCGACACTGGATACTGTGTAATATTGACGTGCTTCAGCATCGAAGTTGAATCGAAGTATCTTTTGTCTCGACTGGTGTTTCGTCTCTCCTTTTCAGATCATCTTACTTTTTCGTCCCCGTTTAGCTTTCATTTTCATCTTCCAAATGCTGCATGCAATCTAATTATCTTTGTAACCATTGTTTTCAATCCCGCGCTTGGATATTTGAGAAATGCGATAAAAATCTATCTCCTTGTCTGCCTTTCTCTTTCCGTTGCCCCACTTTGTCcctctctctccttttctctaTCTTTGTCTCTCCTCTTGGTTGGCTCATGTAACGAGCCGTTTACGGCGATAGAggtttttcgaattttcgaattcgATATTGCATCGTCTCGTTTTGCCACCTGAAAGCACGTGCGATCGTGTTCCTAACCTGCGGCTTACATAACGCGTACTCCTGGTTCAAGCCTTGAAGATTTTCGTAGGAACGACGCTAGAATTGTTTCATGAAATTTCAGACGAACCATGCCGTCCGACGCAAAGAAGAAACAGCAGCAGAAGAAAAAGGAAGCCGCCAAGGCTAGACAATCTGGGAAGAAACCACCTCAAACCAATCAGACAAAAACTGCAGAGAATGGTAAAGAAGGTAGCCCTGGTTCAGGGGTCCTTCTAAACGGAACCAATGGAACTCCTATCAGTACCGaaggtaaaattgaaaatagttcGTTAGTTGTACATCTGATCTAATAGAACATTATTTTATCTTTACAGAGGCGCTATGTCTAAAATTGGAAGCAGACGCTAGACTTAATGCGGAAGCACGTTCTTGCACAGGATCGTTGGCTTCGCATCCGCGTAGCAGAGATATAAAAATATCTAACTTTTCTATAACTTTCCATGGCTGTGAACTGTTACAAGATACTATGTTAGAATTGAATTGCGGTAGACGTTATGGTTTACTTGGTCTTAATGGGTCTGGAAAGTCTACTTTATTAGCTGTACTTGGAAATCGTGAAGTTCCTATTCCCCAACAAATCGATATCTTTCACTTGACTAGAGAAATGCCTGCTAGCAATAAAACAGCTTTAGAGTGTGTAATGGAGGTTGACGAGGAACGTGTTCGGTTAGAGAAATTGGCCGAAGAATTAGTAGAGTGCGAAGAGGAAGATGCTCAGGTGTATTTCtgtttacattttatatttttttttacgatggtTCGTATGAAATTGAAACATAACCAACAGTTTTATCAAAATAGGAACAACTTATGGATGTTTATGAAAGATTAGAGGATATGTCAGCTGACACGGCTCAAGCTCGTGCTGCTCATATTTTGCACGGTTTGGGTTTCACTGCAAAAATGCAAATGACACCCACCAAAGACTTCTCTGGAGGCTGGCGAATGCGAATTGCTCTTGCTAGGtatgaaaatgttaaaataattataaaatattgtaacaactgtttggtaaaaatatttcagagCTTTGTATGTGAAACCTCATTTATTGTTACTCGATGAGCCTACCAATCATTTGGATCTTGATGCTTGCGTGTGGTTGGAAGAAGAGTTAAAGACATATAAAAGAATTCTTGTCATCATTTCTCATTCGCAAGATTTTCTTAATGgtatttgtacaaatattattcatgtcaataagaaacaattaaaatattataccgGTAATTACGAAGCCTTTGTGAAGACAAGGTAAGTCAATAATACCAATAAGAGATTATAAAtccaataaatgtaaaataaatttcgataacgTTGGTACGAATTGTTTACATCAGGATGGAACTACTGGAAAATCAAGCAAAACAGTACAATTGGGAACAAGATCAAATTGCGCATATGAAGAATTATATTGCTCGGTTTGGTCATGGTTCTGCTAAGTTAGCAAGACAAGCTCAATCAAAGGAAAAAACTTTGGCAAAAATGGTAGCACAAGGACTCACGGAAAAAGTTGTCAAcgacaaaatattaaatttctattttccgTCTTGTGGAACTATTCCACCTCCTGTTATAATGGTTCAAAATGTTAGTTTTCGTTACAACGAAGATTCGCCCTGGATCTA
The Ptiloglossa arizonensis isolate GNS036 chromosome 12, iyPtiAriz1_principal, whole genome shotgun sequence DNA segment above includes these coding regions:
- the LOC143153016 gene encoding ATP-binding cassette sub-family F member 2, which encodes MPSDAKKKQQQKKKEAAKARQSGKKPPQTNQTKTAENGKEGSPGSGVLLNGTNGTPISTEEALCLKLEADARLNAEARSCTGSLASHPRSRDIKISNFSITFHGCELLQDTMLELNCGRRYGLLGLNGSGKSTLLAVLGNREVPIPQQIDIFHLTREMPASNKTALECVMEVDEERVRLEKLAEELVECEEEDAQEQLMDVYERLEDMSADTAQARAAHILHGLGFTAKMQMTPTKDFSGGWRMRIALARALYVKPHLLLLDEPTNHLDLDACVWLEEELKTYKRILVIISHSQDFLNGICTNIIHVNKKQLKYYTGNYEAFVKTRMELLENQAKQYNWEQDQIAHMKNYIARFGHGSAKLARQAQSKEKTLAKMVAQGLTEKVVNDKILNFYFPSCGTIPPPVIMVQNVSFRYNEDSPWIYKNLEFGIDLDTRIALVGPNGAGKSTLLKLLYGDLVPSSGMIRKNSHLRIARYHQHLHELLDLDISPLDYMMKAFPDVKEREEMRKIIGRYGLTGRQQVCPIRQLSDGQRCRVVFAWLAWQVPHLLLLDEPTNHLDMETIDALADAINDFDGGMVLVSHDFRLINQVAEEIWVCENGTITKWSGNILNYKEHLKNKVLNDNQKRQKELFKSK